Proteins encoded within one genomic window of Humulus lupulus chromosome 1, drHumLupu1.1, whole genome shotgun sequence:
- the LOC133800095 gene encoding DExH-box ATP-dependent RNA helicase DExH10, with product MEESSPTLGKRKDPEESEVTDSAKRRSLTRTCVHEVAVPSGYFSAKDESEHGTLANPVYNGEMAKTYQFKLDPFQQVSVSCLERNESVLVSAHTSAGKTAVAEYAIAMAFRDKQRVIYTSPLKALSNQKYRELSQEFQDVGLMTGDVTLSPNASCLVMTTEILRGMLYRGSEVLKEVAWVIFDEIHYMKDRERGVVWEESIIFLPPAIKMVFLSATMSNATEFAEWICNLHKQPCHVVYTDFRPTPLQHYVFPVGGSGLYLVVDENEQFREDNFVKLQDTFSKQKDFGDSKGHRGSNGKPSGRIAKGGPASGGSDIFKIVKMIMERKLQPVIIFSFSRRECEQHAMSMSKLDFNTQEEKDTVEQVFRNAILCLNEEDRELPAIELMLPLLQRGIAVHHSGLLPVIKELVEILFQEGLVKALFATETFAMGLNMPAKTVVFTAVKKWDGDSHRFIGSGEYIQMSGRAGRRGKDDRGICIIMIDEQMEMNTLRDMVLGKPAPLVSTFRLSYYSILNLMSRAEGQFTAEHVIKNSFHQFQYEKALPDIGKRVSKLEEEVAILDASGEVAVSEYHKIKLDIAQLEKTMMSEIMRPERILFFLQPGRLVGIREGGTDWGWGVVVNVIKKPSAVLGARGGGYIVDTLLHCSPGSSENSSRPKPCPPRPGEKGEMHVVPVQLPLISALSRLRISIPPDLRPLEARQSILLAVQELGTRFPQGLPKLNPVADMGIEDPEIVELVKQIEELEKKLYSHPLHKSQDVDQIKSFQRKAEVNHEIQQLKSKMRDSQLKKFRDELKNRSRVLKKLGHVDADGIVQLKGRAACLIDTGDELLVTELMFNGTFNDLDHHQIAALASCFIPGDKSNEQIQLRTELAGPLQQLQDSARRIAEIQHECKLDVNIEEYVESTVRPYLMDVIYCWSKGASFSDVIQMTDIFEGSIIRSARRLDEFLNQLRGAAQAVGEVDLENKFGAASESLRRGIMFANSLYL from the exons ATGGAGGAATCTTCGCCAACCCTAGGGAAACGGAAGGACCCCGAAGAGTCAGAAGTCACCGACTCCGCAAAGCGGCGAAGCCTGACGCGAACCTGCGTTCATGAAGTTGCAGTTCCCAGTGGCTACTTCTCGGCCAAGGACGAGTCCGAGCATGGAACCCTAGCCAATCCTGTCTACAATGGAGAAATGGCCAAGACCTACCAATTTAAACTCGATCCGTTTCAGCAAGTCTCTGTGTCTTGCTTGGAACGAAACGAGTCGGTCTTGGTCTCGGCCCACACTTCGGCTGGTAAGACCGCGGTGGCCGAGTACGCCATTGCCATGGCTTTCAGAGATAAACAGAGGGTTATCTACACTTCGCCATTGAAGGCCTTGAGTAATCAAAAGTACAGAGAGCTCAGCCAAGAGTTTCAAGACGTTGGTTTAATGACTGGTGACGTCACTCTTTCGCCAAACGCTAGCTGTTTGGTTATGACGACTGAGATTCTCAGGGGAATGCTTTATAGAGGTTCAGAGGTTCTGAAAGAAGTTGCTTGGGttatatttgatgaaattcatTACATGAAGGATCGTGAAAGAGGGGTTGTTTGGGAAGAGAGCATAATATTCTTGCCGCCGGCCATTAAAATGGTTTTTCTCTCGGCGACAATGTCAAATGCCACCGAGTTCGCTGAGTGGATCTGTAATTTGCATAAACAGCCTTGTCATGTCGTTTACACAGATTTTCGACCGACCCCTTTGCAGCATTATGTTTTCCCAGTTGGTGGGAGTGGGTTATATCTtgtggttgatgagaatgaacaGTTTAGAGAAGACAATTTTGTGAAGCTGCAAGATACATTCTCAAAACAGAAAGATTTTGGTGATTCTAAAGGTCACAGAGGCTCTAATGGCAAGCCAAGTGGGAGAATAGCAAAAGGTGGACCTGCTTCTGGGGGTTCGGACATTTTCAAAATCGTCAAG ATGATTATGGAAAGAAAGTTGCAGCCGGTTATTATTTTCAGCTTCAGTAGAAGAGAGTGTGAACAACATGCCATGTCAATGTCCAAGCTTGATTTTAACACACAAGAGGAAAAAGATACTGTTGAGCAAGTGTTTCGTAATGCCATACTCTGCTTGAATGAAGAAGACAGAGAATTACCTGCAATCGAGTTAATGTTACCACTACTTCAGCGAGGCATTGCTGTTCATCATTCTGGTCTTCTTCCAGTTATTAAGGAGTTGGTAGAGATTCTTTTCCAAGAAGGCCTTGTAAAGGCACTTTTTGCTACAGAGACG TTTGCTATGGGTTTGAATATGCCAGCAAAAACAGTTGTGTTTACTGCAGTTAAGAAGTGGGATGGTGATAGCCATCGTTTCATTGGATCAGGTGAGTATATTCAG ATGAGTGGACGGGCTGGGCGTCGTGGCAAAGATGACCGCGGCATTTGTATAATAATGATAGATGAGCAG ATGGAGATGAATACACTAAGGGACATGGTTTTAGGTAAACCAGCTCCTTTGGTGAGTACCTTCAGATTGAGCTACTACTCCATTTTAAATTTGATGAGCCGTGCCGAAGGCCAGTTCACCGCCGAGCATGTGATAAAGAATTCATTCCACCAATTTCAGTATGAGAAG GCTTTACCTGATATAGGCAAAAGGGTTTCAAAGCTTGAGGAGGAAGTTGCAATACTTGATGCATCAGGAgag GTTGCTGTTTCTGAATATCATAAGATTAAACTTGATATAGCCCAACTTGAGAAAACGATGATGTCAGAAATAATGAGGCCTGAAAGAATTTTGTTTTTTCTTCAACCTGGTCGATTG GTCGGAATTAGGGAAGGTGGAACAGACTGGGGTTGGGGTGTTGTAGTTAATGTTATTAAGAAGCCCTCAGCAGTATTAGGTGCACGTGGGGGTGGTTACATTGTGGATACCTTACTACACTGTTCACCTGGTTCAAGTGAGAACAGTTCACGACCCAAACCATGTCCACCTCGTCCAGGAGAGAAGGGTGAAATGCATGTG GTTCCAGTTCAATTACCCTTAATTTCTGCTCTCAGCAGACTAAGGATATCTATTCCTCCAGATCTGCGACCATTAGAAGCAAGGCAAAGCATTCTGCTTGCAGTACAGGAGCTGGGAACTCGTTTTCCCCAAGGTCTTCCTAAGTTGAATCCTGTAGCG GACATGGGCATTGAAGATCCTGAGATTGTTGAGTTGGTAAAACAAATTGAGGAGCTCGAAAAAAAGCTATATTCTCATCCGCTCCATAAG TCTCAAGATGTAGACCAAATTAAATCATTTCAGAGGAAAGCGGAGGTGAATCATGAAATTCAACAGCTGAAGTCGAAGATGCGTGATTCTCAA CTTAAAAAATTTCGAGACGAGCTTAAGAATCGATCACGAGTTTTGAAAAAACTTGGCCATGTTGATGCTGATGGTATTGTTCAGCTAAAGGGGCGAGCAGCCTGCTTGATTGACACGGGAGATGAACTACTTGTTACTGAATTGATGTTCAATG GTACATTCAATGATCTTGATCATCACCAAATTGCTGCTCTTGCAAGTTGTTTTATTCCAGGAGATAAGTCAAATGAGCAGATACAGTTGAGGACAGAACTTGCAGGGCCATTACAACAACTCCAAGACAGTGCGAGAAGGATAGCAGAG ATACAACATGAATGCAAATTAGATGTAAACATTGAAGAGTACGTGGAATCAACTGTTAGGCCATACTTGATGGATGTAATATACTGCTGGTCAAAG GGTGCAAGTTTTTCAGATGTCATACAGATGACCGATATCTTTGAGGGCAGTATCATTCGAAGTGCCAGGAGGCTTGACGAGTTTTTGAACCAG TTACGTGGGGCAGCTCAAGCCGTGGGAGAAGTTGATTTAGAGAATAAATTTGGTGCAGCAAGTGAGAGCCTTCGCCGGGGTATAATGTTTGCAAACTCACTTTATCTTTAA